A stretch of DNA from Oreochromis aureus strain Israel breed Guangdong linkage group 23, ZZ_aureus, whole genome shotgun sequence:
aaaaataaatattttccataAGCAGTGCagtgttgtttgtgtgtttatcaaatcaaatatgaataaaacataATGCTAACAATATTTGATGGTTTGATGGATTTTCATTCCTAGACAGAAGTAACATTCCTGGATTAAGTGAAAACTTTAACCGTATGTATGCGGCATATTTTTGTACAGATGATGACAAACTGAGTTGTAAAAATCTGTAAAATTTCACAACAAACAGAGAGCTTCAACTTCAGCAACAGGAGCAAAAATTACTAAAGTGAAAGTTTTATGTTGATCACTCCTGTTGATTTTCAAAGTTTTCATTTAAAGtaattaaatgtaataatatccaccaaaaaataaaaaaaaatcctttttatcaccaacttttccttttccttaatAATTTATGTAtaaaaaacctgtaaaaaatGTAGTAAAATTTAGCACAAAGAGCTAACATAACAGTTGCAGCATGAACACCAGGAAAGCTTTCTGAATGCTTCAATGGAACAGGTTTTTTGTCAGGTCCGACGGTGCCCCGACCGGcgacctgtgtgtatgtgtgtgtttgttctctcgctctgtttttgtctctggcTCCGCTGCAGTTGTTACGCGGTTGCGTAGCAACGGGAGATCTCCGACCCGGAAGTGCTGCCACTCTGAGCTGTCCCACCTGCGACTGATTCCTCGCCAGCTGCTGCCAATCTTCCACCATCGTTGGCAGAGCTATTTAATGGTGTGGCTGAGTGACAGACAGCGCTGGAGTATTCCACCAAGCCTGGTAGCGATTCGAACTCAGCGAGTGTAAGACAAGTGTTTGTTAGCGGAGGGGGGCTAATCGCGTCTGTTTGCCTTTTTCCAGGAAACGAGCGAGACGGAAAGACGAGAGGAGAGACGTCACTATTCACGAGAGTTGTGTGGACACACGAGGGGAGCACTGAAGGGACTTTGCACTGTGGATAACTGTGGATtggcttcactgtaaataaagacactgtTCAACTTTAACGAGAGGTCCGCGTCTGGGTTCTCTTACTCACCACCCCgtaacatttttgtgttttgtgtttgtcaaACTCTAGcaccattttgttcagaaaTGCCACACTTCATTAAAGAGAAATCAACAATGGTCAAGATCAGATCTTCATCCTGATAAAGACGTGAGCCCTGGATGGTCTCCCTCaggatgtttgtgttttctgagCGGATCGTCACCTCGTCTGACTAAAAGTGTTTTGGTtcctaaattaaaacaaaatgagaagATAAAGAGTGACATACATCATTGATCTCATTTGTCTCGAGCTCGCTGTGTTACAAATACAGTTAAAACTGCAGAAACATTTAGCAGCTGAATCAAATTGACAAACAGTAACAGAATATAAGAAAGAGTACCTGCTCTGAGATTTCTTTTTAGGCCAGACAAAGATGAGTGCAGTAAAACAGGccagcaacaacaacacagaggaTAGAATGACTAAAATCCTTCCtttgagaaaaacagagaaaagaaggacaaaatcattgaaaCATCTACTAAATAACAATAGACTGAACAGAAAACCTGAGTGTAAAGCATTCAAATGTAAACACACCGAAATTTCTGTGATAGGATCCAAATTTCTCATTCAGACCTGTTAGAAGGAACCTCAACATTAAAATCACAAAGTAATCACCAATTTATAAATCAATCATTTTGAAAGAGTTTCTAaccatcatcataatcatcatcatcatcatactCCTCCTGGACCTCAGGAATCGTCACCATCACCTCTCTGTGAGGAGCAGAGAGCACTCGTGCTGCACATCCCAcctgtgtgctgtgtttacGTGAACCTGAGAGCACAGCTGTAGTGGTGACAGTGAATGTAGCGTTggtgttggacacactgacagtgTTGTACTGTGAGAAGTTGAGGTCTTGTTGTGAGACACTGAGTGTTACAGTGGGAGCAGGTCGACCAGTGGCTGAACAGGAAACAACCCACTCTTCAGCAGAGTTTGACTCTCTGATGTCAACAACAGGTTCATGCAGCTCTGTGAAGGATCA
This window harbors:
- the LOC116323125 gene encoding OX-2 membrane glycoprotein-like — translated: MATVGVLLYEFYVAVIFIFGNFDKALTAVIQTQQTVLAAVGEDAEFSCQLLETKDVLQVTWQKISQDVETNVATYSKYFGQRVNDGFKDKFKFKYTGLQNCSIVIRNVMQQDEGCYHCLFNTYPEGSLTGRPCLQVYELHEPVVDIRESNSAEEWVVSCSATGRPAPTVTLSVSQQDLNFSQYNTVSVSNTNATFTVTTTAVLSGSRKHSTQVGCAARVLSAPHREVMVTIPEVQEEYDDDDDYDDGLNEKFGSYHRNFGRILVILSSVLLLLACFTALIFVWPKKKSQSRNQNTFSQTR